CCTCCTAGTAATCTTTCGTCATCTATCCTCAGCCCAATGAGGATAGGAAAAGCATTTTGGTGTCTGAGTTGCTAGAGAGGTTGAATCCAGCCCCATCACCAGAGACAGAGCCGAGGGGAGGCTGGGATCCTAAGCAGGGATCCTGGGATCTGAACCAGGCATCCTAAACACagagttttcatttctgttggAATGTGTTAATAGAATGATCTGTCCTTCTTAACAGCAAAACCAACACGATATGCAAGAAGTGTGCTCAGAATGTGAAGCTCTATGGCACAGTAAGTGAGGGGGGCTCAGCCTCCCCAGCCTCTCTTCCTTTCATCTCTCTTGTCTTTATCCTGCTGAAATCTTAGAGCAGTTTATGGACTGGCTCAGCTGTAAGAGCATGACTGATCAATAATATGGGTCACTCAAGTGTAAAGCTTTGACTTCTTCTATTCTTTTAGCACAAAAAGAGCTTTGCATCATTTGAGACCAGGAAATGATCTGTTTGATACCCAGTAAAGACAAGACTGTGCTTACACGGATTGAGATTGCTGCAGGAAGCAGTGATAAATCTTTATTTCCTGCTTGTCTGAAATCTGAACTAGACATTTTGATTGGttctattttgttgttttttctaaAGATTTCACAATACTTGATAAATGGTCTGAGTGCCATGGCTAAATACACTTAGCTGGAGACCAGGGATCCAAATAGAGTTTTGTCTCCTGGATCAGCATTATACTCTGTGTagaataaggaaataaaagtttgaAATTATGGGGAGGATGGAAACGAGCAGTGTACTATTGTAGTTAGAAGGCTGTAGCAgttgttcttgttttttaaagccaaaacCCTGCCAGTACTGCAACATCATAGCAGCATTTATTGGAAACAAGTGCCAGCGTTGCACCAATTCAGAGAAGAAGTATGGCCCTCCTCACTCATGTGAGCAGTGCAAGCAGCAGTGTGCATTTGACCGCAAGGATGACAGGAAGAAGGTCAGTATTTGTGTTCAAGAAGGCTGAAAAGGTAAAAGGGCTAATCACAGTGATCCTCTGTCCATCTTCTTTACAtcttctgcagcatttctgacaggacaaggaggaaaggcttcccactgccagatgGCAGGGTAAGATGgaatactgggaagaaattactccctgtgagggtggtgaggccctggcacagggtacccagagaagctgtggctgcccctggatccctggaagtgtccaaggccaggctggacagggcttggagcagcctgggacagtggaaggtgtccctgcccatgggggggacatggcagggactggatgagctttaaggtcgctttcaacccaaaccattccatgatccaTGTCTCTTGGTTATGAAGTGTTTTCTAGAATTGAGCTTTGCTCTGGTGTAGAACTCTTTAATCTTTGAACCCCTGTGTGCCTCTGCCAGATCTTCTAAGAAAGATCTCTTGAATTTGGCCcaagagctggcagaggagcagagaccTCTGAATGAAGTGTGAGGTGCTGTCtggggagagggatggggaatggTATTTGTTCCATAGCCTGAGGAGCTACAAGTGTCACACCTCCACCAGGAAACCCCTTCCATGGCTTCTGTACACCCTTTGCTTAAACACCCTGAGTGCTCTGTAGGAGGTGTGTCTTCTGGAGGCAAACTGTAAACACCTGTTGTTTGGAATGCTGCACCCATAATCGGTGCCTTGCTGAGCCTCCTGGAGCAGACACCCTTGCTGTTTTGATCTCCAGTGACTGCCTGTCCATTCAGAGGATTCTTTTTGAGTCCCTGCTTGTTCATATGTAACCCTAAGCTTGAAAGTGCTTCTTGTCTATTCTGTATTTGCTTTGTGggcaggaaaaaagaacaaatctTCTTTCTGTCTCCCCTTCCAGGTGGatggaaagctgctgtgctggttgTGCACACTGTCCTATAAGCGAGTCTTGCAGAAGACCAAAGAGCAGTGCAAACATCTGAGCAGTTCTTCCCGAGCCagcctgcaggagaaggagcagttCAGTAGGCTCAGCAGTGGCAGCCACTATAACAGGTAACCTTGGGGAGGGTTTTGGGCAGGGTTTGAGTTCAGGACAATCTGGCTAAGTCACACTTTGCTGGTTTGCAGACCTCACTGTGCTGGTACAACCTTGTGCTTCTTGTGCTTCCAACTTACTGAACTTGTACAATATGAAAATGAAGTTGCATTTGTAAAATTTAATgattaaaatgcagattttaagCAGGAGTTCTTCACCTACATGCTGCTCTGActcattgttttctgtttatttttagtctCCAGCTACTCTTcaaggaatgattttttttatcattttagcactgagaaatactgttttaataGGATCAAAGTAGGTGGGAATATTTATCTGCCTCTCTGTCGTAGACTGAAAGTCATTCAGGTTCTGACATacaatttcctcctttttctagCCAGAAAACCTTATCCACGTCTTCCATTCAGAATGAAATCCCAAAGAAGAAAGCCAAGTTTGATGCCATATCTGCCAATGGTGACAGGTGAGCCTGTTACATGGGGAAATTGTagcttggttgttttttttttttttttttttttgctgagttTATATAAGACAGAGTTGTGTGTGAATAACAGGAAGCTCTTATGCTAGAGCAGGGCCTTGGGCTTTGAGACCTTGAGGGGCTGCCCTAGAACCTGGCAGGCCAGTGCTACCTGGAATCTAGACATAGatttgaagaggaaaagaataCTGAGCACCTGTCCCTGCTTGGATGGAGCAGGATCGAGTTGATGTTGGCTGAACTCCCCAACAGTCAGGAAACTGCAGCCAGACCAACTTTATTatccctcctgcagccacagggagaGAGGGGCTGGTGAGGTCTGCAGGTTTTGTGCTTTGAGGTCTGTCAGACTGATCTGCAGGGAGAGCCTCAGAGGACAGGAGAGAAGATCCAGACCCACTTCCCATGTCCCCTCCTGCTTTTGGGGTAGAGACAAGCAATCAAACAGCTTTGCTTGAAAGGTTGTGGACTCCccatcctggaagtgttccaggccaggttggatgggtcgtggagcaacttggtctagtgaaaggtgtcccttcccatggcaagGGGATGGAACAAGATGCTCTTTAAGATTCATTCCcgcccaaaccattccatggttctctGATTCTAGGAAAGCATCGACCCCATTCTGTTGTCACACTTGATGCTGGGTCATGTTGATGCCGGCTGCCTGTGCAGCGGAATGGGAGTCACTAGCAGAAACAGGAGATTGAGAtggatttgtatttttatggttttgtgcatgcatattttcattcctgcctttcctctctGATTCTCAGCATTCCTTCCTCTCCCGAGATGCTTTGCCCCCTTATCCAGAGGGCCCCGTCCACGTTGGTGCAGTGGGCTGCTTCCCAACAGACTCTTGGGGCCCACCATTGTCCTGTTGCTCAAGGCATTGACATCCTGAAGTGAGATCACCTAttgttttctcccctccctccctgggaaCTGCCTCATACATGGGAACTCTCCCTCTCAATGGGTCTCTTTCTAaacagcagggatttgggagcgTGGACCAGAGCATAGTTAGTGCCAAAGGGTTTATTAAAGACACTGGTAATTAATCAATCACTACCTGCCTTCAGTGTCTCTGAGATCACAGATCTCTCCTATGGATACTCCTATGGATACAAGTTGACACCTTGTCACTGTAAAATGCTCCCTTGGGAaatgcccatccctggaagtgttcatggccaggttggatggggcttagGGCAACCTCATCTTGTGGAAGGTgacactgcccatggcagggggcagaatgagatgagctttaaggtcccttctgacccaaaccattctgggattctgtgattctgtgaaatagaactttaataattttatagGGCAGTGGCACCCACAGAGTGGTCTGAAAGACCTTTTATCattaaacagcattttcagttaaaagctggaaaaatttAAGGACTAATTGTGACTTAGGAGCCGTGGCTGAGTGTGGAGGGGTTAGAATTCCGCTGCCTTCAGTGCTGGTGGAGCCAAAGGAGAGACTAGAAACAGGGCTCTGGTAGAACTGGTGCAGCCCTTCAGTACTGGTGCAGCTTTCCCTCCAGAGAGGCAGCTGGTCTGGGCTGTGGGACAGCACCAACTGTCTTTATCTCCTCATTAAATCCTGGGCTGAGATCTCACAACTCATTGTAACAGCCCTGCTGGCTTAAAAATGcccaaaaagcaaaatgacCTGTGCTCTGGGTAGCTCAGCCATTTGTTTGGAAAACAGGAGCATGTATTGAAGGAATCAATGGCCTTCCTTTTGCTCTCATGTCAGATATTGTCAGTCTGGCTCCTGCCAAGGCTGTAGGCCTTGCCATAGGCTTTTTTTGATGAGTTCCAGTAACAAACCAAATGTAAATTTAGCAACTAAAGAGCTTCAGCGACATGCAGCAGAAAAGgcaagctgcagctgccttaAATAGACAAATGGCTGCATGTCTTCAGAAGAATAATAATGGGGGTTCCTTAAGTGTGAGTTTGGAGCTGCTGAGAGTTCTTTTATGAGGgtgaacccccaaatccctcctttTTATACAACTACCGGATTGTCCCTCCCAGAGTCACGTTGGTGTCTGGGGCACAGCCTGAGCATGGAGTTAACGtctgctgcagcacaagggtgtttgcagcagcagcaaagtctGGAGTAAACTGACAGAACCAGCACTTCCTCCCAGCTGAGATCAGCCCCAACATCCTGTACCCTGGCTCCAGCCAAACCTCTGGTATAGCCCTCAACTGGGCAAAATTTGGGCTTGCTTGAGCTCAGTTGACTTTGGCAACACCTTCAGTCAGGGTCCAGTTCATCTGAAATTACTGCTTCTTCTTGGATATGGTAGAAATTCCTTTACTGTGTCGTACTGAATTCCCTCGGTTTTGGTTTACATATTTCAGGGTGGTTGTTGCTCACAATGGCTCTGATATGTGGACAGGATGATTTCCAACAGTCATTTAAAGGGTGGTGTTGAATGGTTTGTTCTGGGTGACTCCTGGGAGGAGCAAACAGCTCTGttgctgctgcactgggagTAGTTTTCTCTCCCAGTGACTCGCAGCACATCTTGCAGCAGACCTGGCCTTACTAATCcttctgtgctgccagtgccacaTGGTCTTGTGTTGCCCAGCttcacctccagctcctgtgctggTCCTAACTGGGGCAGTCTTGGTGTTCCCATCATCTTCTGCCAATGCTGGCAAAGTGTTTTTATGCTGCAGACTCTGCAGATGAACACACTGCGGTCCcttctcctgtcactgcagACAAGGTGCTAAATTCTGCCTGTAACACcaggcagtgacagcactgctggcaggggGAAGGCAGCGGTGCCTCAGCAGTGAAGTTCATTTGTAAAAAGATTCTTATTTGCATAGGAAAGTCCTGGCATAGTTTAAAGCTCTGTGACTTCGGCTGTACTGCACTGAGTGGAGGATGTTttttcatagaatcccagaatggtttgggttggaagggaccttaaagctcatctcattctaaccccttccatgggcagggacatcttccactatcccaggttgctcca
The sequence above is a segment of the Vidua chalybeata isolate OUT-0048 chromosome 25, bVidCha1 merged haplotype, whole genome shotgun sequence genome. Coding sequences within it:
- the LOC128799968 gene encoding protein FAM76A isoform X3, translating into MAALYACTKCHQRFPFEALSQGQQLCKECRIAHPIVKCTYCRTEFQQESKTNTICKKCAQNVKLYGTPKPCQYCNIIAAFIGNKCQRCTNSEKKYGPPHSCEQCKQQCAFDRKDDRKKVDGKLLCWLCTLSYKRVLQKTKEQCKHLSSSSRASLQEKEQFSRLSSGSHYNSQKTLSTSSIQNEIPKKKAKFDAISANGDSIPSSPEMLCPLIQRAPSTLVQWAASQQTLGAHHCPVAQGIDILNFSPDLALDSPGTDHFVIIAQLKEEVATLKKMLHQKDQMILEKEKKITELKADLQYQESQMRAKMNQMEKTHKEVMEQLQAKNRELLKQAAALSKGKKPEKSGAITSP